In a single window of the Gemmatimonadales bacterium genome:
- the paaZ gene encoding phenylacetic acid degradation bifunctional protein PaaZ produces MRLQSYAQGQWIAGTGKPTELVHAVTGEKIAESTSEGLDFKGMVEYARRVGGPKLRAMTFHQRARMLKAMAQHLMAGKEELYQVSAATGATKADSWIDIEGGIGTFFAYASQGRREFPDETFYVDGSVERISKGGSFLGRHLCVPLEGVAVHINAFNFPCWGMLEKLAPTFLAGMPAIVKPATVTSFLAERLARTMVNAGILPEGALQIICGGVGDLLDHLTCQDVVTFTGSSATGRKLKSHPRVISESVRFNLEADSLNYCILGPDAAPGSEEFDLFVKEVAKEMTVKAGQKCTAIRRTIVPEGMTEDVVRALSKRLAGAVLGDPSVDGVRMGPLAGRAQVSEVGGSAARIAATCERVYGDPDRFEVVGADPAKGAFFPSLLYFCDTPFGKPEPHDVEAFGPVNTVMPYRALDEAVALAKLGRGSLCGSVVTADDGVAREVVLGTAAYHGRLMVLNRHNAKESTGHGSPLPPLIHGGPGRAGGGEEMGGVRGVLHYMQRSALQGTPATLTAVGRQWVQGGPQLSDGIHPFRKHFEELRIGETWVTHGRTVTEADVVNFAGISGDFFYAHMDDAAAKASLFERRVAHGYFVLSAAAGLFVDPAPGPVLANYGLDNLRFVKPVYPGDTIRARLTCKQKTAKDTVDGQVPQGVVAWDVEVTNQSSEPVAVYTILTLVKRSSAA; encoded by the coding sequence ATGCGACTGCAGAGTTACGCGCAGGGTCAGTGGATAGCAGGGACCGGCAAACCGACCGAGCTGGTCCACGCCGTGACGGGCGAAAAGATCGCGGAATCGACCAGCGAGGGCCTCGACTTCAAGGGCATGGTGGAGTACGCCCGCCGGGTCGGCGGGCCGAAGCTTCGGGCGATGACGTTCCACCAGCGAGCCCGGATGCTCAAGGCCATGGCCCAGCACCTCATGGCCGGGAAGGAGGAGCTCTACCAGGTCTCCGCGGCCACCGGCGCGACCAAGGCCGATTCCTGGATCGACATCGAGGGTGGCATCGGCACCTTCTTCGCGTACGCCAGCCAGGGACGCCGGGAGTTTCCCGACGAGACTTTCTACGTCGACGGCTCCGTGGAGCGAATCTCGAAGGGGGGCTCCTTCCTCGGCCGGCATCTATGCGTACCGCTCGAGGGGGTGGCGGTCCACATCAACGCCTTCAACTTCCCCTGCTGGGGGATGCTGGAGAAGCTCGCGCCCACCTTTCTCGCCGGGATGCCGGCCATCGTCAAACCGGCCACCGTGACGTCGTTCCTCGCCGAGCGGCTGGCGCGCACCATGGTGAACGCCGGCATCCTCCCGGAAGGCGCGCTCCAGATCATCTGCGGCGGCGTGGGCGACTTGCTCGACCACTTGACCTGTCAGGACGTCGTCACCTTCACCGGGTCGTCCGCGACCGGCCGGAAGCTCAAGAGTCACCCGCGCGTCATCAGTGAATCGGTCCGGTTCAACCTCGAAGCCGACTCACTCAATTACTGTATCCTCGGCCCCGATGCTGCGCCGGGCTCCGAGGAGTTCGATCTCTTCGTCAAAGAGGTGGCGAAGGAGATGACCGTCAAGGCGGGGCAGAAGTGCACCGCCATCCGGCGCACCATCGTGCCGGAGGGGATGACCGAGGACGTTGTCCGGGCGCTCTCCAAGCGGCTCGCCGGCGCCGTGTTGGGCGACCCATCGGTGGACGGGGTCCGCATGGGGCCGCTGGCAGGCCGCGCACAGGTGAGCGAGGTCGGCGGGAGCGCAGCCCGGATCGCGGCCACCTGCGAGCGCGTCTACGGCGACCCGGATCGGTTCGAGGTGGTGGGCGCCGATCCGGCGAAAGGCGCCTTCTTCCCGTCGCTGCTCTACTTCTGCGACACCCCGTTCGGGAAGCCCGAGCCGCACGACGTGGAGGCGTTCGGTCCTGTGAATACGGTGATGCCGTACCGCGCGCTCGACGAGGCGGTCGCGCTGGCCAAGCTGGGCCGCGGCAGCCTCTGCGGCTCGGTGGTCACGGCGGACGATGGGGTGGCGCGCGAGGTCGTGCTGGGCACCGCCGCGTATCACGGCCGGCTCATGGTGCTCAATCGCCACAACGCGAAGGAGTCCACCGGGCACGGCTCGCCGCTCCCGCCGCTGATCCACGGCGGCCCCGGGCGCGCCGGAGGTGGGGAGGAGATGGGCGGCGTGCGGGGTGTCCTCCACTATATGCAGCGCTCGGCGCTGCAGGGCACGCCCGCCACACTCACGGCGGTTGGACGCCAGTGGGTCCAGGGCGGGCCCCAACTGAGCGACGGCATCCATCCGTTCCGCAAGCACTTCGAGGAGCTGCGCATCGGGGAAACCTGGGTGACCCACGGCCGGACCGTGACCGAGGCGGACGTGGTCAACTTCGCCGGCATCAGCGGCGACTTCTTTTACGCCCACATGGATGACGCCGCGGCAAAGGCCTCGCTGTTCGAGCGGCGGGTGGCCCACGGATACTTCGTGCTCTCCGCCGCCGCGGGGCTCTTCGTGGACCCGGCGCCTGGACCGGTCCTGGCCAACTATGGGCTGGACAATCTCCGCTTCGTGAAGCCGGTCTACCCGGGCGACACCATCCGGGCCCGACTCACCTGCAAGCAGAAGACGGCGAAAGACACCGTGGACGGGCAGGTGCCGCAGGGGGTAGTGGCGTGGGACGTGGAAGTGACCAACCAGAGCTCCGAGCCGGTCGCCGTCTACACCATCCTCACACTCGTGAAGCGGTCTTCCGCGGCGTGA